Genomic segment of Harmonia axyridis chromosome 6, icHarAxyr1.1, whole genome shotgun sequence:
TTAAATAAATTATGTAAAAACCCCATCAAAATTGGAGGTTGTAGAAGAAAATATCTATTAtctcgttttgaactgagccgtggtggtattccctccCAAGATTCAAAATGCGAAAATCACAGACATTAGGTTGAAATGATAACCCGTTAATTCCCTGGAACAAACACGCAAAAAAGCACTATCGTCGATATTTATTCCGACGTTTTTTCCGTTGTACCGACCTATCTGCCTTCCCAGAGAGAAATAATCTGAaaccacacacacacacacatatatatatgtCCCCGAGACCAAGGTCGATCAAGATAAATCAATGTTTTGTTCGAGCAGGAATCCACGCACCACCGGCAGAATCGGAAAAATCCACCCCTACCCCGAGGACCGACTAATGGCTGACGAAATAAATCCTGCGGAATCATAAAAAACATCTTTCGTCCTGCCCTTCCTGTTGTTAATCTCGCAGATGCATACCGATGGCTGGGGAAGACTTTGCGGAAGTGCCCCGGAAAATTCGTCGATTTACGATGTGTCGGAACATCCCCCCTTTGGGGGTGATTGCATTTCGGCATTTGGGGTGTGTGGAGTTGTAGACAAGGGTTGATTAGTTATGCGCCAATAGTTTCGGGCAATAATATCACATTGATTTGATGATAGTTGTGGTTGTAGCAAGGGTATTAAGTTGATGTTTATGCGCCAAGGGTGAAGACATGCAATTTATTTGGTGGATGTCGATGGCATGAACTTGTCAATATGTTACAGTTACTCACGTAGAAGATAAGAAGTCAGTTCTTTTGACAAATGTCCGATAACTACAATTTTTGAAGAAGACGAAATGAATAGTTTGAAGCTGACACAtcatcaaaagtcttggcccctcTAGGTTTCTCAATAAGTAAACAATCATGtcctggaaatgagatgaatatggTCTTCTTTCTCAACTGCAGTATATtcgatagaaaatctttgtttgttactctttgctctATGCAGGATgggacaaaataggaaaaatgagaaaaaatctaaatttatcgattatttatatagttattccacaactgaattcaaattcaatagtccaTAGTACctcctcttctttcaatcaactgctcAATACGTTTAgacatcccacgaatcaagtcattattgaaattttcaagcaattcgttccattcttcctgaagggctaaactcaattcctgaaaagttgaaggtgggtttgtccattggatattgctctccctaagtaatcccatgcgtgctcaattggattaatGTCTAGTGAGTTTGCTGGCTAGTtgattctctggatattgttctcttggagaatgttttgaacccttcgtgtgcaGTGTGGTGGgacgttatcatcctgataaacgAAAGTATCCCCAAAATCTAAGCGCAGAGGAACAGTGATTGGGTCAATGGCACCAGTCGTTATTAGTTAAACGATGATAAGAGGGTTACAGAACATTATTAATCTGTCTTGAAAGGGCCCAACTTCCCAGCCGAAATTGAatcgctctagtctgcctggacctctccaaaccctgCATCGTggactatcactttgtaaaccgaataTTGACAATtctgaaaatagtaatttacgtaacaagtccggaaaatagggtttttttggacgaatagacaaaattccaggacgagcgtaagcgagtcctggaagtctgtgagtccaaaaaaacgattttcgggcgtgttgcgtacaatattttttcggcaaccgtgtagaataacactatcgctgctgctttccatattttattgcgattgcgaccaaaaaacatacaaatttttgacaactaatttcagtcgaactgtcagccgttatctcggttgctatggtaatgatcaactgcatttattaaaaatataccttccaagattttcatattcacaatgacacgaacgacgtgattcttttccggcctagtccgggaagtacgtactttccggactaggccgggaaatgctactttctcagagaaaaagcggacgggaagtgagcacttcccggacggttgccgaaaaaagtacTTTGCGCCATTGTGTAAAAGCTTGCTGGTGTTCTGGCCATTGTAGCTCTACGTCCAGATGATAGCCGGGGACTTAAAGGTCTTCTTgtccttaaatttgaggaatgcaaccatCTCCTCATGGTAATCGTTATGACCAACCGTCTATAGGTCCCCAAAAAAAGACTTCGAAGgtctgttacagataccgttcgataCCTGCGAGTAtcatttgcgatataatggtcttaCCTAGCAGATGTTAAtctgggtcgaccaggcacTGGTCTCCGGTCAACGCTGCCAGGAAAAGGGTCACTGTGCTCCCTACTAAAGTACGTGGAATAGTCAAACGTTATGCAATCTAATTCTACAAAGCTccttgatgtagggctactattctAGCCCGTTCAAAACGAGAAATTGGATGCCCCGGCATTTTCTACGGactattctcaatattacaactctcgctATTCACTGAAAACTAATcaacttcgaatacacctgtattctcccgaagaagaaacattttttgttgatttattgttttcatttaagtgataagatagtgaacATTCCATACACCAAAAATTGTTATGTtatattcaacaaattgaatGTTGCATCACGAAATATCTGGGTTTGTGAGATCCTGAAAGTATATACTAGTCACTATCTGAGTCGAACCTCGAGTCGAACTCTTCTTGCAGAATCTGAAGCCAGTATGACCATTCTAAAACTTATTGGGTGAAGTATTATGTTGAAGTCTTCCAAAATTCCAACATTACACAAATCTCTAAATGAGATTATCCTGAAATCTCCACTTGAGGgaacaatatttgaaaatgttgcCTGTGTAGCGTTCTGGGTTAGTTAGAAGTAAAAAGAATTATCTGTTACTTTTTACTTTTGCGCACTATAGCAGGAAAGTGGAAACACAAATGAAGAAGTGGGCAACAATTTGAACTGAATATGATAGAACAGAATTCTAAGAGTAGAAGAAGAAATGTTTTGGTATAAAATCCTTATACTCTATGAACCTTTCGCGAAAAAATATGATTACTATTTCTTTTAGTGGTCGGTTCATGTATCTGTAGTCTTCAAGAGCACAATTCATGGACGAATGAACAACAACGCTCAACAGCTAAGTAAGAGCTCTTCTCCTAAAACTCTAAACTGCTCGCAACGTATAACCAACATCGATCGAAAACCTCCAGTAATAAGTCGTCTAAATGCATCGCTTTCTGACTGATGGatattccaacaatttcaagAGTGCAACTATGAGAAGTGAACCGAAAGAACCCCTGCAAAGGTTCATGATACGCGTTACCTTTTCCCAGTCTGATATTCATAACAGAGTGAAGCTCCTGGAAAAGGTATTCCAATTATGTATCTCCCTCAAACGAAGAGATCGCTGTTAAATTGAGTGTGGGTCCTACACTCGACTGAAGTAGAACAAGGAAACACAATATCCGAATATGAAGAACGATCTTGTTGGAAGTTATATACGTAGACCGAATTGACTACACCGAGAGTTTATTGCGCAAAAACGGAGAGTTAGTTCGGGAAGCTAAACAGTACGTTGGATATACTCGTATATATAAGTTATGGGAGTTGGTTTATCTTTCGCCCGAGAACAGGAACAGCCCATGGATAAATAGGGGATCGAAAGCGTTTCCCAACAATAGGGGATGCGATACATGCATGCACAGATCTCTGTTTACAACCTCCTTAGATCGGGTTTACACAGGAGCTATTATTTTTTGCACGAACTCTGGGGATTTGGAtcccgtttttttttcccaATATATCCCGAATGtatatttgaatataaattgAAAGTTGTTCGGGGCTAGTGTATGGAATGCAATAATGTaggaattattcaaatattttcgcGGAAAATGAAAGGATAAACTACGTTTGTATGGGTATGATGGGGTTTTCATTGAAAGCAATATGTTTTTGATATTCTCTTTGTTTTTCCATTCACTGGTATAAGGATCAATTCATTTGACGTTGAATGGAATGAAATATACGCGAAAAGAAGATAATATCCAATTTATTTCGTGACGAACAATCATACGAATATTATGGTGAAATTTGTTTATCGATTACAACATAAACCGTCCACAAAATGAAATAGCAATCACATTTTTTCGCAATAGGTTCAGACAacattcgaatattttcgataattattaaaaattccTTTGAATTTTGTAGCAACGTTTTTTCTCCTCTTTccttttgttatgatttacgAGAGTTGCCTCTTATGTATCAGGAATTTGCAACCAATGTTAAAAGCGACGTTACCATCACTTTTTTCAGCATAAATTGACTCAgaatgttttaatattcgggGTGCAAATTATTTTGTTTCCAACAACAATGCATTGATGCACTTAATTTCAGGTTGAAGCTATTTAACAGGACAAtttaaaagtccccggtctaccaaattcgattttattattcaacaaagttgccttctagggcgatacagcgattatagcaatcttccaacttttcgataccatttttggtgatacgatttgtctttcgcttcaaaataggtctcagtttcggcaataacttcttcattggcacttaatttctttccagcgagcattcttttgaagtctgagaacaggaaaaagtcgctgggtgccagatctggcgaagaCGGTgtatgcagaaacaattcgaagcccaatccttgcaattttgccattgttttcattgatttgtgacacgacgcattgtcttgatgaaacaacacctttttttttaaatggggccATTTTTTAACAATTCCATCCTtcaaatgatccaataacgctaaataataatcgctgttgatggcctGGGCcctggaggtaatcaatgaatattatacattgcgcatcccagaatactgattgtcagttgactgttgtgtttttacccgctttggattcggttaatCTTGCAAAAAttgaggtttattgcacttaaacagcttcaaacactgctcagaatcattaacacgttgttgtttttgattgtttgtgagctcgcgcgcacccattttgcacactgctttctcatgtacaaatattcgtgaatgatatgatgaacgcattcagatgatatcttcgcaATATCTATCATCTCGTTCAATTTCACTTTTCggtcattcaatattatttcgtgaacttttttgatttttgattttttcgtcggtgacagcctattttgggcgtccactgcgttcgctgccttcgatgctcatttcaccacgtttaaacttagcattccaatcaatgatgattgattttccttgTGCAaaccctggaaactcttcatcaagccaagattttgcttcaaccgtATATTTTCCTTTCAAATAGAAAtactttatcagcacacgaaattctttattttccttcttttttcaaataacaaaagctacactcacaacgcaatatctcacaaactaatagtcgTACTGCCAACTACTCAAATAAGATTAGGGGTCGCCGTTTGCtcaaaaatgaattcattttgTGAAGAGGTCATCCAAAATCATTTGTTATGACAGAAAACATCGATGCTGAGCAAAAAACTGATAATGCAAcatcattatattattaaacCGTGAGATGAAGGCATGTTCGCACATTAGTTCCACCACACCACATTCTATTTTACATTAACATTTGGCCGTAAAAGAAAATTGCTCTTGTCggatccttcaaaatttgacaatcgCTCATGAAGGTGCTTATGTCAATAGGTATTAGAGTTAGGCTTCGTATAATTCTGACAATTAAGTTAgcttaggttaggttagttggatatttccaaaaaatactCGTCAACATAAATAAGGtctacatttttttcaatattatatcatacacatattcatattcattcgAACAAATGCACTTCTTTTTTTCAGTTCGCCCCAAAAAGCCTCACTTTCACTCGTAACCAAGCAATTATATTTACCACTAGCTTCTTTCAAATCTTACAAAAGTctcatttcaattgaaattctaTTATGGAGAGACATTTAGTTACCGACTACCACTTTTATAGATTTGACAGTAATCTCAAAGCGAATTCTTCAACGAATTTCATAGCTCCATTTCGTTTAATACCTGCTAGGATAAAAGTTCCGCTCTATCGAGTGTGTTTCAATATCCCTAAAATCCTCGACTACATGTTTATTTTCCACTGATGAGATCCCGGATCCAATTCTGGAGTAGTGGCCTGATGGAAAAAAAACGCGCGCGCCAAACACCAATACCACCGTCCGTTGCCTCTGCCGAAAACCAATTTAAGAACGATAACGCCCCTGGTCGTGTTCAAAAGTTAAATGTACTGAATCAGATGCCCTACGACTAAATAAATTCTAATTCCAATATGGGCGGAAGTTCAGAGATGTCGTTAGAATGATTTCCGCCTTATTGAAACTCCCAACGGAGGGAAGGGGGGGCAGAgaatttgtaattcattttgacGCCTGCATTTTAATCTACCGATTTGAAGGGGGATCATTTCTGCTCTGGATCATCTACGTTAATTGGGTTGATTGAGTTTTCGGTTGAATTTCCTGATGGAATTGACGTCTATTCAATTGGTGATGGGGGGTTACTCAAGGGTCGGTTGTTgtgtctataattttttttataatgatgAATATACTCGACGAGTGAATCCAGCAGGTATCCTATAAGAAATTTAATTTTCGTGCCGGTAGTACAAttgatttttaaaataaaaatcttcatcaaaaattaactattttttcttcattccaGCTGATCTTCGACGAGTTCAAACTAGGCCGATACGAAGCCTCAGCCTTAGATGGATGCCCAGACGGTTACATGCAACTAAGTGAACTAGGCCGACCTTTCACCGGAGGATCTTGGTGTGGCACCTCTTCAGGCCCAGCAGCCTACTACAGCGAAACATCCACCGTAACTGTCTCCGTAAAACTCTTCGGATCACCCCAGCTACCATTCAAATTCAGCCTTAGGTACAGATTTGTCAGCAGAAGAGAAGCTGTAGTTAGGTTTGGTTCACCATCATCACCCTTGGAGAGAGGCCAAGTGGCTCCAGGTACCTACTGCACCAGAAAGTTCGAAGAGTGCTACAGAAGACCATGCAGACTACAATCGCCAAACTACCCCGGGATGTACCCAAGGAACGTTTCTTGCTACTGGAGCTTACGCCAGAAGTTTGTGCCAAAGTGCAAGCATGCTATGATAGCTGTTAGACAAGAAGCGGCACACAAGATGCACATGAAGAGATCCATAAACGTCGCTGGGTTGAACAAAACTGCCAGAGCGTTAAGAGCGTGGAGGGACTGCACTGGAGAAAGAGATCACCTAATATTCTACGATGGAGGTTCCACCAACGACCCAGTGCTCGCAAAATACTGCGGAGGTGATTGGTTACCAAGAGTAGTCTCTAGAGGACCCGAAATGCTGGTAGCTTTCCACTCATCACCATTCAGCATACCTCTTCATTCGCCTCAAGCCCATTCCCCTCTACGAGGGTTTGAGCTTGACGTTGACGTCATATTCGCCGATTCAGATTCGTTGGATTACTCTAGAGCTGCTGTTAAATGCGAATTCGACGTGAACTCTACAAATCCAGACAGCGATGAAATTTGGACTGGTAGGGGAAGAAAAGGAAGACTTATAAGTCCGAAACATTCACTGCCACCTAACACCACTTGCACGTATAAATTCATGGGTTACCCTGGAGATCTAGTCTGGGTAAGCTTCGTGTCTTATAGCCAGCGAGCTCTTCTGGTGGGGGAGAGCGCGCATGCTCTACTAGGCAACAGCTCTTTGAGTGGGGAGTGTTCTGCAAGGTTGAGGATATGGGATGGTAACCTTCTTCTTGAAGACAAATGTGATGAGCCTCCTAAACTATGCGATCATAGTGCTCTCAGCAACTCATCGAGGGTAACTAGACCTTGTACTTTAGAGGAAAGCTACCTGTCGACTGGTAGGAGTTTGGTGATACAGCACTATACAGAGGATGGTACAGCGTTGCACCCGGCTTCATTCAAATTGAAGTATGAGTTTGTGGACACTAGGCTTGGTGGGGAACCTTGGCCAGAGCAAGATGAGTCCAAGAGGTGTTATCGAGTTTTTCGCAACCCACACCAAGGGGAAATTACGTCCCctagaaatatatttttgtatgGACGTGGAGGTTCCAGAGAAATTGAATGCGTTTATCGGTTTGAGGCTGACTTTGGAGAACGAGTTAGAGTCATACTGAACAACGCTTCTTTCGGCTTGAATCCCACCTGCGAAACCAACATAGATCCCCATTCCAATCGTTTAATCTGTGATCACTACAACAAAAACCGCATAGTTGAACTCAGCGTTTGGGACTTGCCCTGGACGGATATCGAGCTTTCGAAAGCTTGCATTTGTGATAACACTTCTCTAACAAGTAAACCTTTAGTTTTTGTATCCTCATCTAGACATTTAGAGCTGCATTTCACTGCCAAACAAATGAACATGACGGAGGATTTCacaattcttcattttcacGCGACATTCGAGATAATCAAAATGCCAAGTTGTCCTAGACAGCAAAGGGTTAGAGGTTATGGAGGTGATGTGCAGTTTAACACACCTCCTGCTGACCGTGGAGAGCTGCTATGCTCACCTTTGCCTTGGTTGGTGGAGGCAAGGTTCAACAGAAGTCTGTTCTTGTTGAGTTGGGGGGCTTTTCTGTCTTTGAAACCACGACCGGAGGAACCAACCAGGTGTCCTACCACCAACAGGGTGATGATCTATTCTGGTAAGCCGCCCAAGTTGGTTAGGGTGGTCTGTCCAGCTGAACCAGGCCAAAGGCCTTTGGCTGTGCATGTGTTCAGTGAGGAATGGTGGGGTGAAGACATACACATACAGCAACGTCCACCCAACTTCCTGGTGGAGTGGATAGGGTCAGAGCCTGGTATTTCAGCGTTCAGCTGGTTGGAGATATCAAGGTCGAGGTCATCCCTGCTCCAACAGCTTCAAGTTCCAGTGAACGTAAGTGTCAACGATACGGAGTTGGAGTGTAGCCACAAGTGTCCTGAATTGGACGCTTGTATAAATCCCTCCTTGTGGTGCGATGGTAAAGACCACTGTCCATCCGGCTGGGATGAATCAGAGTCTCAGTGTGGGGCAACGTCGAAACTATTAACATCGCTACCAGCAGCGGCTCTGGCTGCAGCGGCTGCTGTCATCAGTACCCTTCTCTTCATCATTTGCATCACGCTCCATAGGTTAAGAGTGAAACGACGAAGGCGTTTAGCTAAGAAAAAGTTACTCACAGGTCCACGACTATTCGATAACAGTTTGAATTCTTGACATAAGGGGGTACCAGTGGAATATATACATGTGGACAGAGAGACTACCGTATGAGATCGGGTTCAGCCGGTTTTTTCCGTCCCAGTGCTCACTTTTTTTTAACCTGGTGCCTTCTAGtgatttttgaaacaatttcaaatgaagTGTCAAAGTTTGTTTCGGGTCTTACTTCGGAGTTGGTCGTTCCGTTTATCAGAGACGAAATTGTGATTTTCTAGGTATGATGTGAGAATTCTATCTAGTTCTTGTAATGAATTGTAAGTAGATATTATTGCATTAGTGTTTGTTGGGGTTGATTCAGAACACCTTCAGTATTAATCTGTGAGTTATCTATTTTACGTGTAATCTATTTTCGTTCATATTGTTCACTTTGAGTTAACTCTCACTCAACAGATGGCATCTCATGCAACGCACTACCCTGATACAGTCCCTATCAGCTAAATAAATATGTAGACAATTTTATTCCTTGTGTTGAAAGCAGACTTTTGGCATACTTCTTGTTGCACGTTCTCGAAGAATGTTTAATTCTGAAGCACTTGCTGATTTTTCAGCTAAGTATAtgcaaatattttcttcattgaaCACAGGGAAATATCTACACATGTGTTACCTTAAGCTCATCATTACCATTTAGCGTGAGGTGATATATGTTGAGTAAAAGTCACTATAAACTTATGTTGAGTTCACATCTAATCCAaacaatttttctgaatataacTAGGGAACCCTGAAGATGTTGTCCTACCAGAAATTCTGTTTTCGTTTCATTTTAGAAAATGTGAAGAGGATATATTCatcacaaatttctttgaaattcatCCATTCAATGAACTGCCATAATTATTAGCATTCGCAATTTTGAACAAAagaatattaattaatattaaatcTGATACCCAATTACGTCATAAGTATAAAAGTGTCTGTTATTTAGGAAAATATCTTTGACAGTTACGTAGACGaatagatattatgattttCAGCTCTCATATCTAGCATTTCACTCAAAAGGTCTCAGAACTAACCAGtaaagacatttttttttcttgaaaattcgaccTTTAAGAGTGATACATGCTCTTTTGAGCCAAATTACCATCTCTGTAATCACTGGGAATCAgttctggagaataagctgggtggTCGATCAGTTGAAAgccttatttattcaatttaaccAAAATAATGTGATCTGTTAAACATTTAATGTAGCAGTGTCAAAAAGATTcagtaaatttaaaaaatttgggttCCTCCCTGTGGAAATTCAGGAATGGTTCTGCTTGTGAAATATTCTAGTTTTTTGTTCATGAATTAACGTTTTCGTATTTGtccattttcttttttcttgaagTACCACTCCAGTTTACATGAAATGTTGAGTATgttaaattatcaaaaaattttgctGGGCCAGATATTCTACTTGAAAAACGGATATTTAATCCACTTAACAATATTTATCTTGTAATATTTCGTTATTGAAATGAATCACTTTTCTAGCCTCCTTCGAATTAAGTATTTTTGTCACTAATTCAACGAAAGCAGTTGTGAGTTCTGCTATTTGCTGAGTGAAATGAGATTCGATAATCTTGAACGATTCTATTATTCGTATTTGTAAATTTTCTTTGGAAGCAACGGAGTCTCCCCAATGTTCCAATACGTTGTCAACTTCAGCTGATCGATCTCCTTGTAGACTTCTTCGAATTTGGCATTATTATATTAGGTACTTTTAACTGGTTTTCAGTATATCGACTGCGCCATGCTACAATAAGGAAGTAATATTATTTCAATACCACTTTAATTCTCTTCCTCAAGTACTGTCACATTGGCCATTCTTTCTATAAGCTTTTATACTATGACGAAAGTCTAGCGTTCACGAGCCTTTAGAATATAAGGTAATATTTTGAAGCTCTGAAAATGATAAATTCTAAAGTAATGGATATAATAAAACAGATGTTCAAAATAACCCTTTACCATCGTCAGAAAAGCTACGAATTTAAACTAGTTATGAAATGCAGGATACTTTTGAAACACTCTAGATCTAAGGACCTAAAACAATCTCTATTGGTGTAGGATAAGGGGTGGACTGAAACCTCCCccttaaaaaaagaaaaaagttaaaTGTCGTTGAATCACTTcgtaaaattaaaacatttcaaaatatgaaatttcagcGCCTATTAAAATTTCCTCTGCAATTTTCCAGCCGATGAGATGATTTCCTGTTGCTCCTGTATCGGTTTTAGTCTCCTTCTCTTCAATTATCTCGAGAATAACAGAGAGCAAGTAGGAGAAAATCGGAGATTATTACAGCGCAAACGATGTACCTcacaattttctcgaaaatggAACGAAAATAAAGGGGGCCAGACACACCAACATCTCGGTCGGCAGTAATGAACGTAAAGCACGCATTGTCCTCAGGATTTAAATAACGGAAAACTTCCTAAGGAGCCGCGTAACGAAGGTGGGGGGGAAAAGAGGCGTACCCAGTAATATTCCGTcgtttcaattaaataaaaatatgacgGCTACAAAAGGAAGTATCGGAGcggcaaaaaaatttttaacgGACTAATTTCTTTGGGAAAAAGGGGGAAAGTTCCCGTTGTTTCCGCTTTCTTCCAGGAAACGGATTGAAATTGATGGGAGGAATTCGAAAGTCGGCTTTTGGGCGGGCCAACTCGTCCGGATTACAAGGGTGGGGTGAATTAGCATAGTAATTAGCGAAGATCAATAGGAAAGTAATTTAAAACATAAATAACTTGAATGTTTTAAGCAGTTTTCTAGGGTGCCTCTGGGGAACTTTTCCGTGAATATGTTTTTGGGACGTTTCTAATGAAAATGCTGACAAGAGACGGGGCACGGACAAAGCTCTTAAGAATCACAAACGTGAAAAAGTGAAAAGAGAGGTTAAAAGCGCTCTTTATATAGGATGTTGCTAAATTGGAGtttaaaacaaaaattacacatataccggatcattttaagagaaaaaagTCCGATTAACATTGgcccgcaaacactttgttttcgagatacagggtgttcaagttcgattttttttaagtttttttttagcaCCTTCTCTTAACAAgatattgaacttgaatttggcatagatattcaaattggaagttttcatcatgtgatatgctaatatcaaatgcaaatccacagggtgaaattttttctggcacattgcccgcttctttcctctaaattttttctttggtggaccactggtaatttagaaaaatgtggaaagaaACTTTGATCCAGTATTACACTTTccggtttcttgtagttttgtcgtatctgctaccgagtTCGAGAAAATAATCTCAAAAAATTCGCATATTTGATAGTTTAAACTTCATTCAGCTTCTTCGAATAAGATCCTATCTTGATTTTTATTAAATCTCTCCTCATTGTTTGGTTCACAATGATTTTGTCAACCAAATTTTTCTCCTATAGTTTTTAAAATTGGGAGGGAACACCACTACGTGGCTGCCCAGTTCAGAACAAAATTAGATATATTTCTTCTAACACattaccgatttttatggggtttcgACATGATTTGATTAaataataatctacatggaagaaagtaaatatttttcatttgggaatgaaaaataaaaaaattttggtaacttttcattttccgcaaaaaaaaatagatgatGTACGTTAtaaaaagcactgatatatttctgaaatattcgtgaa
This window contains:
- the LOC123683290 gene encoding uncharacterized protein LOC123683290; protein product: MEDSLKIRMWPCLAMTLLIFGYLHSASTGPACRISEFPCRNGRCISLNKYCDGVTDCEDTSDEPKFCTVCNRTYYGDVGKTYDLAVNKSRDDRLPFLCHLTFTANGQTHGDIVQLIFDEFKLGRYEASALDGCPDGYMQLSELGRPFTGGSWCGTSSGPAAYYSETSTVTVSVKLFGSPQLPFKFSLRYRFVSRREAVVRFGSPSSPLERGQVAPGTYCTRKFEECYRRPCRLQSPNYPGMYPRNVSCYWSLRQKFVPKCKHAMIAVRQEAAHKMHMKRSINVAGLNKTARALRAWRDCTGERDHLIFYDGGSTNDPVLAKYCGGDWLPRVVSRGPEMLVAFHSSPFSIPLHSPQAHSPLRGFELDVDVIFADSDSLDYSRAAVKCEFDVNSTNPDSDEIWTGRGRKGRLISPKHSLPPNTTCTYKFMGYPGDLVWVSFVSYSQRALLVGESAHALLGNSSLSGECSARLRIWDGNLLLEDKCDEPPKLCDHSALSNSSRVTRPCTLEESYLSTGRSLVIQHYTEDGTALHPASFKLKYEFVDTRLGGEPWPEQDESKRCYRVFRNPHQGEITSPRNIFLYGRGGSREIECVYRFEADFGERVRVILNNASFGLNPTCETNIDPHSNRLICDHYNKNRIVELSVWDLPWTDIELSKACICDNTSLTSKPLVFVSSSRHLELHFTAKQMNMTEDFTILHFHATFEIIKMPSCPRQQRVRGYGGDVQFNTPPADRGELLCSPLPWLVEARFNRSLFLLSWGAFLSLKPRPEEPTRCPTTNRVMIYSGKPPKLVRVVCPAEPGQRPLAVHVFSEEWWGEDIHIQQRPPNFLVEWIGSEPGISAFSWLEISRSRSSLLQQLQVPVNVSVNDTELECSHKCPELDACINPSLWCDGKDHCPSGWDESESQCGATSKLLTSLPAAALAAAAAVISTLLFIICITLHRLRVKRRRRLAKKKLLTGPRLFDNSLNS